In Marinibacterium anthonyi, one genomic interval encodes:
- the lutR_6 gene encoding L-lactate utilization operon repressor gives MGNNGAQENRDWLRHAIMTLVSPGARLERASNHTNFVVEQIGRAIVAGEYPVESMIPLDPDLCEMFDVSRTVVREAKKTLSAKGLIQSKAKVGTHVRPAVEWNLFDEDVLRWHTSMKNPGRFYEELLEIRLIFEPAAAAQAARHANDADCATLFGLCDALAAARSRADFAVADYEFHQEVLALSGNRFLQSLGHIVQTALYSLFLIDSEEAFLKARTEVAGNHRLIAKAICKGLPAEAQAAMVHVIREGQLRTAG, from the coding sequence TTGGGCAACAACGGCGCGCAAGAGAACCGCGACTGGCTTCGCCACGCAATCATGACGCTGGTCTCGCCCGGCGCGCGGCTGGAACGGGCGTCCAACCACACCAATTTTGTGGTGGAACAGATCGGTCGTGCCATCGTGGCGGGCGAATACCCGGTTGAATCGATGATCCCGCTGGATCCCGACCTGTGCGAGATGTTCGACGTCTCGCGCACCGTCGTGCGCGAGGCCAAGAAGACCCTGTCGGCCAAGGGGCTGATCCAGTCCAAGGCCAAGGTCGGCACCCATGTGCGCCCGGCCGTCGAATGGAACCTCTTCGACGAAGATGTCCTGCGCTGGCACACCTCGATGAAAAACCCGGGCCGGTTCTACGAGGAATTGCTGGAAATCCGCCTGATCTTCGAACCCGCCGCCGCCGCCCAGGCCGCGCGCCACGCCAACGACGCCGATTGCGCCACGCTGTTCGGGTTGTGCGACGCCCTCGCCGCCGCCCGCAGCCGCGCCGATTTCGCCGTGGCTGATTACGAATTCCACCAGGAAGTGCTGGCGCTGTCGGGCAACCGGTTCCTGCAGTCGCTGGGCCATATCGTGCAGACGGCGCTGTATTCCCTGTTCCTGATCGACAGCGAAGAGGCATTCCTGAAGGCCCGCACCGAGGTCGCCGGCAATCACCGCCTGATCGCCAAGGCCATCTGCAAGGGCCTGCCCGCCGAAGCCCAGGCCGCCATGGTCCATGTCATCCGCGAGGGCCAGCTGCGCACCGCCGGCTGA
- the yjfF_1 gene encoding Inner membrane ABC transporter permease protein — translation MIRSHHLPLMVTLATFLLAFVLCGMQYPAMFSTRVVANLLTDNAFLGIVAVGMTFVILSGGIDLSVGSVIAFTGVFLAVILRDTSIHPLPAFMLALIITTAFGAIMGALIHYLEMPPFIVTLAGMFLARGAAYVLSTDSVPIDHAFYDVLKDIYWKAPSGGRFRLIGGLMILTFVVAGIVLHRTRFGQNVYALGGGAATARLMGVPLASTTIGIYAVSGGLAGLAGIVFSLYTSAGYSLATVGVELDAIAAVVIGGTLLSGGYGFVAGTFFGILIMGLIQTYIVFDGSLSSWWTKIVIGGLLFAFILLQKGLTWATTARKRTATGFATQS, via the coding sequence ATGATCCGGTCCCATCACCTTCCGCTCATGGTCACGCTGGCCACCTTTCTGCTGGCCTTCGTTCTGTGCGGCATGCAGTACCCGGCGATGTTTTCCACCCGCGTGGTCGCCAACCTGCTGACGGACAACGCCTTCCTGGGGATCGTCGCGGTGGGGATGACCTTTGTCATCCTGTCGGGCGGCATCGACCTGTCGGTCGGATCGGTCATCGCCTTCACCGGCGTCTTCCTGGCGGTGATCCTGCGCGATACCTCGATCCACCCGCTGCCGGCCTTCATGCTGGCGCTGATCATCACCACCGCCTTCGGCGCCATCATGGGCGCGCTGATCCACTACCTGGAAATGCCGCCCTTCATCGTCACACTCGCCGGCATGTTCCTGGCGCGCGGCGCGGCCTACGTGCTGTCGACCGACAGCGTGCCGATCGACCACGCCTTCTACGACGTGCTGAAGGACATCTACTGGAAGGCCCCGTCGGGCGGCCGCTTTCGCCTGATCGGGGGGCTGATGATCCTGACCTTCGTGGTCGCCGGCATCGTCCTGCACCGTACCCGGTTCGGTCAGAATGTCTATGCCCTGGGTGGCGGTGCGGCCACGGCGCGGCTGATGGGCGTGCCGCTGGCATCGACCACCATCGGCATCTACGCCGTGTCGGGGGGCCTTGCGGGCCTCGCCGGGATCGTCTTTTCGCTATACACCTCGGCGGGCTATTCGCTGGCCACCGTCGGCGTCGAACTGGATGCCATCGCCGCAGTGGTGATCGGGGGCACGTTGCTCAGCGGCGGGTACGGATTTGTCGCAGGCACCTTCTTCGGCATTCTCATCATGGGTCTGATACAGACCTACATCGTCTTCGACGGCAGCCTGTCAAGCTGGTGGACAAAGATCGTCATCGGCGGACTGCTGTTTGCATTCATCCTGCTCCAGAAGGGACTGACTTGGGCAACAACGGCGCGCAAGAGAACCGCGACTGGCTTCGCCACGCAATCATGA